A single window of Kiloniellales bacterium DNA harbors:
- the hrcA gene encoding heat-inducible transcriptional repressor HrcA yields MKPELKQPDIPALDELNERSRDILRHIVEAYVATGAPIGSRTLSRRLGLDLSPATIRNVMSDLEELGLLMAPHTSAGRLPTDLGLRLFVHGLLECGNLTSEERRHIESQCAASGRGLPQILEQATTTLSTLSHCAGLVVAPKAEAPLKHIEFVSLGPGRALVVMVTGNGVVENRIIDVPMGLPPSTLVEATNYLSSRLVGRTIHEAAGIINRELQEQRAELDGLTSKVVEQGLATWGGQASDGARALIVRGQAHLLEDISAIEDLERIRQLFGALETKKTLVSLLNLAEEAEGVQIFIGAESELFGLAGCSMIVAPYSDAEQKLVGAIGVIGPTRIDYARVIPMVDYTAKVISQIVG; encoded by the coding sequence ATGAAGCCGGAGCTGAAGCAACCGGACATCCCGGCGCTGGATGAGCTCAACGAGCGTTCGCGGGATATCCTCAGGCATATCGTCGAGGCCTACGTGGCGACCGGCGCGCCGATCGGCTCGCGCACCCTGTCGCGGCGCCTGGGCCTGGACCTGTCGCCCGCGACGATCCGCAACGTCATGTCGGACCTCGAAGAGCTGGGGCTGCTCATGGCGCCCCATACCTCGGCCGGGCGCCTGCCGACCGATCTGGGTCTGCGGCTCTTCGTTCACGGCCTGCTCGAGTGCGGCAACCTGACCAGCGAGGAGCGCCGTCATATCGAGAGCCAGTGCGCCGCCAGCGGCCGCGGCCTGCCGCAGATCCTGGAGCAGGCGACCACTACGCTCTCGACCCTGTCCCACTGCGCCGGCCTGGTGGTCGCGCCCAAGGCCGAGGCGCCCCTCAAGCACATCGAGTTCGTCTCGCTCGGCCCGGGCCGGGCCCTGGTGGTCATGGTCACGGGCAACGGGGTGGTCGAGAACCGCATCATCGACGTTCCCATGGGCCTGCCGCCCTCGACCTTGGTCGAGGCGACGAACTACCTCTCGTCGCGGCTGGTCGGCCGCACGATCCACGAGGCGGCGGGCATCATCAACCGGGAGCTCCAGGAACAGCGCGCCGAGCTCGACGGGCTGACCAGCAAGGTCGTCGAACAGGGACTCGCGACCTGGGGCGGCCAGGCGTCGGACGGCGCCCGGGCGCTGATCGTACGGGGCCAGGCGCACCTGCTCGAGGATATCAGCGCGATCGAGGACCTGGAGCGGATCCGCCAGCTGTTCGGCGCTCTGGAGACAAAGAAGACCCTGGTCAGCCTGTTGAACCTTGCGGAAGAGGCCGAAGGGGTCCAGATCTTCATCGGCGCCGAAAGCGAACTGTTCGGCCTCGCCGGGTGCTCGATGATCGTGGCGCCCTACAGCGATGCGGAACAGAAGCTGGTCGGGGCGATCGGTGTGATCGGGCCGACCCGGATCGATTACGCCCGGGTCATTCCGATGGTGGATTACACGGCAAAGGTCATCAGCCAGATCGTCGGCTGA
- the rph gene encoding ribonuclease PH — MRPSGRAPDELRKVTLEKDVSMHAEGSCLASFGNTRVLCTASIEDRVPPFLRNSGRGWVTAEYGMLPRATNTRTDREAVRGKQTGRSLEIQRLIGRSLRSVADTGAMGERSIRIDCDVLQADGGTRTAAITGSYVALHSALGHLVEIGVFESVPLTDNVAAVSCGIVDGTAVLDLDYQEDSSAQADANFVLTGGGGIVEVQTTAEQTAFDRRQLDEMLDLAAAGIQRLIEMQNQALES; from the coding sequence ATGCGCCCATCCGGACGCGCGCCCGACGAGCTGCGCAAGGTCACGCTGGAGAAAGACGTCAGCATGCACGCTGAGGGGTCCTGCCTCGCCAGTTTCGGCAACACCCGGGTCCTCTGCACTGCCTCGATCGAGGACCGCGTGCCGCCCTTCCTGCGCAACTCGGGGCGCGGCTGGGTCACGGCCGAGTACGGCATGCTGCCGCGTGCGACAAACACCCGGACCGACCGCGAGGCGGTGCGCGGCAAGCAGACCGGGCGCAGCCTCGAGATCCAGCGCCTGATCGGCCGCTCGCTGCGCTCGGTCGCCGATACCGGGGCCATGGGCGAGCGCTCGATCCGGATCGACTGCGACGTCCTCCAGGCCGACGGCGGCACCCGGACGGCCGCCATCACCGGCAGCTATGTCGCGCTGCACAGCGCGCTCGGCCACCTGGTCGAGATCGGCGTGTTCGAGTCCGTGCCGCTGACCGACAACGTCGCCGCGGTGTCCTGCGGGATCGTCGACGGGACGGCGGTCCTGGACCTCGACTACCAGGAGGACTCCTCGGCCCAGGCCGACGCCAATTTCGTGCTGACCGGCGGCGGCGGGATTGTCGAGGTCCAGACCACGGCCGAGCAGACCGCCTTCGACCGCCGGCAGCTCGACGAGATGCTCGACCTCGCGGCGGCCGGCATTCAACGCTTGATCGAAATGCAGAACCAGGCACTGGAGTCCTAG
- a CDS encoding HAMP domain-containing sensor histidine kinase, whose amino-acid sequence MQGQAANSEADLETRIAAGRIESLIRQQSLAVPVTLVNSVLVFVLLMGTAPTGFLSAWLAAIWAATGIRAAIWLRLRGKTVAPDAAAGLGRRFTVIALGSGLLWGLPGLVMFPESPIALQGFLVFVLGGMSAGAVATLSSHMPAFCAFLLPTLAPVIARLFYEGGQGGMAYVAMGTMGLIYLLVLLATARSLNEMLSRSLALQLEKSDLAETLAAARTEAEAASIAKSEFLAMVSHELRTPLNAVLGFSELLERQVHGPLGHARYRDYVQHIRNSGNHLMHLIDDLLCLSRAGSGGLTLVEDEIPDLEDFLKQCAGLLKIRAAQKRQVLTVVEGRRGLGLRADPVRLRQIVLNVLSNAIKFTPDGGETIMTIRRQRSGGLSIVVRDTGIGMSEQELKVALESFGRADSSHSRSTEGAGIGLPLTASLMKLHQGEIEIVSRPNTGTKVSLRFPPERVIDGAGAAELQAPREPREQHAGHGSISVA is encoded by the coding sequence GTGCAAGGGCAAGCCGCGAACAGCGAAGCGGATCTGGAAACCAGGATCGCCGCCGGACGGATCGAGTCCCTAATCCGCCAGCAGTCCCTGGCGGTGCCGGTCACGCTGGTGAACTCGGTGCTGGTGTTCGTTCTGCTGATGGGCACCGCGCCGACCGGCTTCCTGAGCGCGTGGCTCGCGGCGATCTGGGCAGCGACGGGGATCCGGGCCGCCATCTGGCTACGGCTCCGGGGCAAGACCGTCGCGCCGGACGCCGCGGCCGGCCTGGGGCGGCGCTTTACCGTCATCGCCTTGGGGTCCGGCCTGCTCTGGGGCCTGCCCGGCCTGGTGATGTTCCCCGAGAGCCCGATCGCCCTGCAGGGCTTCCTGGTCTTCGTGCTGGGCGGCATGTCGGCCGGCGCCGTCGCCACCCTGTCGTCCCACATGCCGGCTTTCTGCGCTTTCCTGCTACCCACGCTTGCCCCAGTCATCGCCCGGCTGTTCTACGAAGGGGGCCAGGGCGGCATGGCCTACGTCGCCATGGGCACCATGGGCCTGATCTACCTGCTGGTGCTTCTGGCGACCGCGCGCAGCCTGAACGAGATGCTGAGCCGCTCGCTGGCGCTGCAGCTCGAGAAGAGCGACCTCGCCGAGACCCTGGCGGCCGCGCGGACCGAGGCCGAGGCGGCGAGTATCGCCAAGTCGGAGTTCCTGGCCATGGTCAGCCACGAGCTGCGCACGCCGCTGAACGCGGTCCTCGGCTTCTCCGAGCTGCTGGAGCGTCAGGTGCACGGGCCGCTGGGGCACGCGCGCTACCGCGACTACGTCCAGCACATCCGCAACAGCGGCAACCATCTGATGCACCTGATCGACGACCTGCTGTGCCTGTCGCGCGCGGGGTCGGGCGGGCTGACGCTGGTCGAGGACGAGATCCCGGACCTGGAGGACTTCCTCAAGCAGTGCGCCGGGCTGCTCAAGATCCGCGCGGCCCAGAAGCGGCAGGTCCTGACCGTGGTCGAGGGCCGGCGCGGCCTCGGTCTCAGGGCCGACCCGGTCCGCCTGCGCCAGATCGTCCTCAACGTCCTGTCCAACGCCATCAAGTTCACGCCGGACGGCGGCGAGACGATCATGACCATCCGCCGCCAGCGCTCCGGCGGGCTGTCGATCGTCGTGCGCGACACGGGCATCGGCATGTCGGAGCAGGAACTGAAAGTGGCGCTCGAGTCCTTCGGCCGGGCGGACTCGTCCCACTCGCGCAGCACCGAAGGGGCCGGGATCGGCCTGCCCCTTACCGCCTCGCTCATGAAGCTGCACCAGGGCGAGATCGAGATCGTCAGCCGTCCCAACACGGGCACCAAGGTCAGCTTGCGCTTCCCGCCGGAACGCGTCATAGACGGGGCCGGGGCGGCCGAACTGCAGGCGCCCCGGGAACCACGAGAGCAACACGCCGGTCACGGTTCGATCTCGGTCGCCTGA
- the rdgB gene encoding RdgB/HAM1 family non-canonical purine NTP pyrophosphatase, with product MTRGWTSGPLVIATHNPGKLREIADLLRPYGVEVRAVGDYGLPEPEENGESFAENAEIKARAAAEGTGLPALSDDSGLSVAALGGEPGIYSARWAGPGKDFAVAMTKVEQALAGKADRRAHFTCALALAWPGGETQVFEGRVDGTLVWPPRGDRGFGYDPVFQPEGHDITFGEMDPERKHAMSHRARAFEQLVAAVFS from the coding sequence ATGACGCGCGGATGGACCAGCGGTCCCCTGGTGATCGCCACCCACAATCCGGGAAAGCTGCGGGAGATCGCCGACCTGCTGCGGCCCTACGGCGTCGAGGTCCGCGCCGTCGGCGACTACGGCCTGCCCGAACCGGAGGAGAACGGCGAGAGCTTCGCCGAGAACGCCGAGATCAAGGCCCGGGCGGCCGCCGAGGGCACCGGCCTGCCGGCCCTGTCGGACGATTCCGGCCTGTCGGTCGCGGCGCTGGGCGGCGAGCCCGGCATCTATTCCGCGCGCTGGGCCGGCCCCGGCAAGGACTTCGCGGTCGCCATGACGAAGGTCGAGCAGGCGCTCGCCGGGAAGGCGGACCGGCGGGCCCACTTCACCTGCGCCCTGGCGCTGGCCTGGCCCGGCGGCGAGACCCAGGTGTTCGAGGGGCGGGTCGACGGCACCCTGGTCTGGCCGCCGCGCGGGGATCGGGGCTTCGGCTACGACCCGGTGTTCCAGCCCGAGGGCCACGACATCACCTTCGGCGAGATGGATCCGGAACGGAAGCATGCCATGAGCCACCGCGCTCGCGCCTTCGAGCAGCTGGTGGCCGCGGTCTTCTCGTGA
- the hemW gene encoding radical SAM family heme chaperone HemW: MNAATAAPARRKPGSEPVDAGLAVYVHWPFCRSKCPYCDFNSHVRASIDQALWRRSLLRELDHFAAETKGRRVTSVFFGGGTPSLMAPRNVEAVLDRIAHHWTLAPDVEVTLEANPTSSEAAAFDGFRRAGVNRLSLGVQALDDNALRFLGRGHDAAEALAALALARERFPRVSCDLIYARPGQERRAWRDELDQILARDPEHLSVYQLTIEAGTAFHAAARRGELVVPDAARAAELFEATQESLTAAGRPAYEISNHARPGAECRHNLTYWTYGDYVGIGPGAHGRLRIGGQKVATRQHRAPEAWLALVAEQGHGTRARQAVGPEDRLAELTMMGLRLTQGIARAAFERELGAPPEQIFDPERLGALSEAGYLVLDAAGLRATAAGRLRLDAVLRHLLPSAS, encoded by the coding sequence GTGAACGCCGCGACCGCCGCCCCGGCGCGCAGGAAGCCGGGTTCCGAGCCGGTTGACGCCGGCCTGGCGGTCTACGTCCACTGGCCGTTCTGCCGCTCCAAGTGCCCCTACTGCGACTTCAACAGCCACGTTAGGGCCTCGATCGACCAGGCTCTGTGGCGGCGTTCCCTCTTGCGCGAACTGGACCATTTCGCTGCCGAAACGAAGGGGCGCCGGGTGACCAGCGTGTTCTTCGGCGGCGGCACGCCCTCGCTGATGGCGCCGCGCAACGTCGAGGCCGTGCTCGACCGCATCGCGCATCACTGGACCCTGGCGCCCGATGTCGAGGTCACCCTGGAGGCTAACCCGACCTCTTCGGAGGCGGCCGCTTTCGACGGCTTCCGGCGGGCCGGGGTCAACCGTCTGTCGCTCGGCGTCCAGGCGCTCGACGACAACGCGCTCCGCTTCCTCGGGCGCGGCCACGACGCGGCCGAGGCGCTGGCCGCCCTGGCGCTGGCGCGCGAGCGCTTTCCACGGGTCTCCTGCGACCTGATCTACGCCCGGCCCGGCCAGGAACGGCGCGCCTGGCGGGACGAGCTCGACCAGATCCTGGCGCGGGACCCGGAGCACCTCTCGGTCTACCAGCTGACCATCGAGGCGGGGACCGCCTTTCACGCCGCCGCGCGGCGCGGCGAGCTCGTCGTGCCGGACGCGGCGCGGGCCGCCGAACTGTTCGAGGCGACCCAGGAGAGCCTGACGGCGGCGGGACGGCCGGCCTACGAGATCTCCAATCACGCGCGGCCCGGCGCGGAGTGCCGACACAACCTGACCTACTGGACCTACGGCGACTATGTCGGGATCGGCCCCGGCGCCCACGGGCGCCTCAGGATCGGCGGCCAGAAGGTCGCCACACGGCAGCACCGCGCACCCGAGGCCTGGCTCGCGCTGGTCGCCGAGCAGGGTCACGGCACCCGGGCGCGGCAGGCCGTCGGCCCCGAGGACCGGCTGGCGGAGCTCACCATGATGGGCCTGAGGCTGACCCAAGGCATCGCCCGGGCAGCCTTCGAGCGCGAGCTGGGCGCGCCGCCCGAACAGATCTTCGACCCGGAGAGGCTCGGGGCGCTGAGCGAGGCCGGCTACCTGGTGCTCGACGCCGCCGGCCTGCGCGCGACGGCGGCCGGGCGGCTCCGCCTCGACGCCGTGCTGCGGCACCTGCTTCCGTCAGCTAGTTGA
- a CDS encoding penicillin-binding protein activator, whose amino-acid sequence MLFVPCVTRVPGGGRLVPALLAALALIVLSGCTTDPKLTNESFKAQPGQPLFPPGVLPDNIWGEDFVGPVRPVSPSTPYVALLLPLTGEHAPIGQALLNAAQLAVFEIAGDEFVLIVRDTKGTPEGARRAARSALASGASLILGPLFATSVQTVAQEARARGVSVIAFSNDPSVAGDGVFVMGLSPRSQVRRVVDFTSRQGVRRFAVFAPASPYGIAVITALRDAVDANDVELSRVVAYNPDEPDPSLQVRTLAQYDARHEALLEQREELEEKEDDESKALLEQLETRDTLGSPDFDAVLLPVGGKSLMTLAPLLAFYDIDPVEVKFLGTAFWDDPRLATETSLHGGWFAAPPPELWERFRERYRLTYNAEPVRIASLAYDAAALAAVLSRTAEAAGRLPDFSPAAIAQPSGFSGMDGIFRFLPNGQIQRGLAVLELGPDGVEVLDFAPQSFEELLN is encoded by the coding sequence GTGCTTTTCGTACCATGCGTGACCCGCGTTCCGGGGGGCGGACGCCTCGTACCGGCCCTGCTCGCGGCGCTTGCTCTGATCGTTTTGTCCGGCTGCACGACCGACCCCAAGTTAACGAACGAATCCTTCAAGGCGCAACCGGGGCAGCCGCTGTTTCCCCCGGGCGTCCTGCCCGACAACATCTGGGGCGAAGACTTCGTCGGCCCGGTCCGCCCGGTGTCGCCCTCCACGCCCTACGTCGCCCTGCTCCTGCCGCTCACCGGCGAGCACGCGCCGATCGGCCAGGCGCTGCTCAACGCGGCGCAGCTCGCCGTGTTCGAGATCGCCGGCGACGAGTTCGTCCTGATCGTGCGCGACACCAAGGGCACACCGGAGGGCGCACGCAGGGCGGCCCGCTCCGCCCTCGCCTCGGGGGCAAGCCTGATCCTCGGGCCGCTGTTCGCCACCTCGGTGCAGACCGTGGCACAGGAGGCGCGCGCCCGGGGCGTCAGCGTGATCGCCTTCTCGAACGACCCTTCGGTCGCGGGCGACGGCGTCTTCGTGATGGGGCTGTCGCCCCGGAGCCAGGTGCGCCGCGTGGTCGATTTCACCAGCCGCCAGGGCGTGCGGCGTTTCGCGGTCTTCGCGCCGGCCTCGCCCTACGGGATCGCCGTGATCACCGCCCTGCGCGACGCGGTCGACGCCAACGACGTCGAGCTGTCCCGCGTGGTGGCCTACAATCCCGACGAGCCCGACCCCTCGCTCCAGGTGCGCACGCTGGCCCAGTACGACGCGCGCCATGAGGCCCTGCTCGAGCAGCGCGAGGAGCTCGAGGAGAAGGAAGACGACGAGTCCAAGGCCCTGCTGGAGCAGCTCGAGACCCGCGACACGCTGGGCAGCCCGGACTTCGACGCGGTGCTGCTGCCGGTCGGCGGCAAGTCGCTGATGACCCTGGCGCCCCTGCTGGCGTTCTACGACATCGATCCGGTCGAGGTGAAGTTCCTCGGCACTGCGTTCTGGGACGACCCGCGCCTGGCGACCGAGACCTCGCTGCACGGCGGCTGGTTCGCCGCGCCGCCGCCCGAGCTCTGGGAGCGGTTCCGGGAGCGCTACCGACTGACCTACAATGCCGAGCCGGTGCGCATCGCCTCGCTCGCCTACGACGCCGCGGCGCTCGCCGCGGTGCTGTCCCGGACCGCCGAGGCGGCCGGCCGCCTGCCCGACTTCAGCCCCGCCGCCATCGCCCAGCCGAGCGGCTTCTCGGGCATGGACGGCATCTTCCGCTTCCTGCCCAACGGCCAGATCCAGCGCGGGCTCGCGGTGCTGGAACTGGGCCCCGACGGGGTCGAGGTGCTCGACTTCGCGCCCCAGAGCTTCGAAGAGCTGCTCAACTAG
- the rsmI gene encoding 16S rRNA (cytidine(1402)-2'-O)-methyltransferase: protein MVRKARDQSSQPSTPSRNGAEPSHAVPRSKPGKPEPGLHVVATPIGNLGDITLRALDVLRRVDQVVCEDTRVTRRLMQAHGLDTDLTPYHEHNAARVRPRLIERMKNGESMALVSDAGTPLISDPGFKLVREAIAEGVAVTMLPGASAPLTALVVSGLPCDRFFFAGFLPSKDGARRRALDELAPVPATLVLLESGRRLAATLGALAERLGPRPGAVARELTKAFEEVRRDDLAALANHYRRAGPPKGEIVIVVGPPEAAADLGENLDQQLLAALERASLRDAAALVAAATGLPKRRVYERALALAGGREPEA, encoded by the coding sequence ATGGTACGAAAAGCACGCGATCAGTCCTCACAGCCGTCAACGCCGAGTCGGAACGGCGCCGAGCCTAGCCACGCCGTTCCGCGAAGTAAACCGGGCAAGCCTGAGCCCGGGCTCCATGTCGTCGCCACACCGATCGGCAACCTCGGCGACATCACGCTGCGCGCCCTCGATGTCTTGCGCAGGGTCGATCAGGTGGTCTGCGAGGATACGCGGGTCACGCGAAGACTCATGCAAGCCCATGGCTTGGACACAGATTTGACACCCTATCACGAGCACAACGCGGCCCGCGTGCGCCCGCGGCTGATTGAACGCATGAAAAATGGCGAATCGATGGCGCTGGTGTCGGACGCCGGCACGCCCCTGATCTCGGACCCGGGCTTCAAGCTGGTGCGCGAGGCGATCGCCGAGGGCGTGGCGGTCACCATGCTGCCGGGCGCCTCGGCGCCGCTGACCGCGCTGGTGGTCTCGGGCCTGCCCTGCGACCGCTTCTTCTTCGCCGGCTTCCTGCCGTCCAAGGACGGCGCAAGGCGGCGGGCCCTGGACGAGCTCGCCCCGGTCCCGGCGACGCTGGTGTTGCTCGAGTCCGGCCGGCGCCTGGCCGCCACGCTGGGCGCGCTCGCCGAACGGCTCGGGCCGCGCCCGGGTGCCGTGGCCCGCGAGCTGACTAAGGCCTTCGAGGAGGTGCGCCGCGACGACCTGGCGGCGCTGGCCAACCACTACCGCCGCGCCGGGCCGCCCAAGGGCGAGATCGTGATCGTGGTCGGCCCGCCCGAGGCCGCGGCCGACCTCGGCGAGAACCTCGACCAGCAACTCCTGGCCGCCCTGGAGCGGGCGAGCCTGAGGGACGCCGCCGCCCTGGTCGCGGCGGCCACGGGCCTGCCCAAGCGGCGGGTCTACGAACGGGCCCTGGCGCTGGCCGGCGGGCGGGAACCCGAGGCATGA
- a CDS encoding YraN family protein translates to MSRDRRRAAWSFGRRGETLAAWWLRCKGYRILAQDFRAKVGEIDLIARRGGTLALVEVKARQSEEAAAEAVRPEQRRRVARAALAFLQRHPALSALRLRFDVIFIVPGRMPRHVPDAWRHEPPGGV, encoded by the coding sequence ATGAGCCGGGACCGGCGCCGCGCAGCCTGGTCTTTCGGCCGCCGGGGCGAGACCCTCGCCGCCTGGTGGCTGCGCTGCAAGGGCTATCGGATCCTGGCGCAGGACTTCCGCGCCAAGGTCGGCGAGATCGACCTGATCGCCCGGCGCGGCGGGACCCTTGCCCTGGTCGAGGTCAAGGCCCGGCAGTCCGAGGAGGCCGCCGCCGAGGCGGTCCGGCCAGAGCAGCGGCGCCGCGTCGCACGCGCGGCACTGGCATTCCTCCAGCGCCACCCGGCGCTCTCGGCCCTGCGCCTGCGTTTTGACGTTATATTCATCGTACCTGGTAGAATGCCGCGTCACGTCCCCGACGCCTGGCGCCATGAGCCGCCGGGCGGCGTTTGA
- a CDS encoding BON domain-containing protein has product MYPAALHRLSLSVLLAASLAAGACAPAVVAGGAGASTAGTVALQERSASEAVSDVQIRLEINHYWFQASEILYRKVNLQVQEGRVLLTGAVPDPQTRVDAVRLAWQATGVREVINEIEVDDQTTLTDMTRDTVISRKLKNRLLADKEVSSLNYSIEVVNQHIFLIGIAQDQAELDRVMSHAKDISYVRRLTNYVRLKDNPLPERQES; this is encoded by the coding sequence ATGTATCCCGCCGCCCTTCATCGCCTTTCTCTTTCCGTCCTGCTCGCCGCATCGCTGGCGGCCGGCGCCTGTGCGCCCGCCGTCGTAGCCGGCGGCGCCGGCGCCTCCACGGCCGGCACCGTCGCGCTCCAGGAGCGCAGCGCGTCCGAAGCGGTCAGCGACGTCCAGATCCGGCTGGAGATCAATCACTACTGGTTCCAGGCCAGCGAGATCCTCTACCGCAAGGTCAACCTCCAGGTCCAGGAGGGCCGGGTGCTGCTGACCGGCGCGGTGCCCGATCCCCAGACCCGGGTCGACGCCGTGCGCCTGGCCTGGCAGGCCACAGGCGTGCGCGAGGTGATCAACGAGATCGAGGTCGACGACCAGACCACCTTGACCGACATGACCCGCGACACGGTGATCAGCCGGAAGCTCAAGAACCGGCTGCTGGCCGACAAGGAGGTCTCTTCGCTGAACTACTCGATCGAGGTGGTGAACCAGCACATCTTCCTGATCGGCATCGCCCAGGACCAGGCGGAGCTCGACCGTGTCATGTCCCACGCGAAGGACATTTCCTACGTCCGGCGGCTGACCAACTACGTGCGGCTGAAGGACAATCCCTTGCCAGAGCGCCAGGAGTCATGA
- a CDS encoding transglutaminase-like domain-containing protein, which yields MGWSGASGRHELEARLRALGGRDDSEIDLADAALMLASLDRPRVSLDRYRHHIDLLGRDVAKAAAALEAAGVIDRRVRALTQVIAEDYGYRGDSLTYDDLQNANLMRVIDRRKGLPVALGILYLAGARAQGWPAEGLNFPGHFLISIEGGGERAILDPFEGGRALEPAELRGLLKAQAGGDAELRPEHYAPAGNREILLRLQNNIKLRQIQAERPGEALETVETMIMLAPGQAELWRDAALLHAHLGNLRAAVVALDHVLELSEDPGVRHEAARLMQQVRGRLN from the coding sequence ATGGGCTGGTCGGGGGCCAGCGGGCGGCACGAGCTGGAAGCGCGGCTGCGGGCGCTCGGCGGCCGGGACGACTCAGAGATCGACCTCGCCGACGCCGCCCTGATGCTGGCGTCGCTCGACCGGCCCCGGGTCTCGCTCGACCGCTATCGTCACCACATCGACCTGCTCGGCCGGGACGTCGCCAAGGCGGCGGCGGCGCTGGAGGCCGCGGGAGTGATCGACCGCCGGGTCCGGGCGCTCACCCAGGTGATCGCCGAGGACTACGGCTACCGGGGCGACAGCCTGACCTACGACGACCTGCAGAACGCCAACCTGATGCGGGTGATCGACCGCCGCAAGGGGCTGCCGGTCGCGCTCGGTATCCTCTATCTCGCCGGCGCGCGGGCCCAGGGCTGGCCGGCCGAGGGCCTCAACTTCCCCGGCCACTTCCTGATCTCGATCGAGGGCGGCGGCGAACGGGCGATCCTGGATCCCTTCGAAGGCGGCCGGGCGCTGGAGCCGGCGGAGCTGCGCGGCCTGCTCAAGGCGCAGGCCGGCGGGGACGCCGAGCTGAGGCCCGAGCACTACGCCCCGGCCGGCAACCGGGAGATCCTGCTGCGCCTGCAGAACAACATCAAGCTGCGCCAGATCCAGGCCGAGCGGCCCGGCGAGGCCCTGGAAACCGTCGAGACCATGATCATGCTGGCGCCGGGCCAGGCGGAGCTGTGGCGCGACGCCGCCCTGCTGCACGCCCACCTGGGCAACCTGCGCGCGGCGGTGGTCGCCCTGGATCACGTGCTGGAGCTTTCCGAGGACCCCGGCGTCCGCCACGAAGCCGCCCGCTTGATGCAACAGGTGCGCGGCCGGCTGAATTGA
- the gshB gene encoding glutathione synthase, which yields MSLAVAIQMDPIELVDIDADSTFALALEAQRRGHGLYHYLPQALSFREGRVHARVRPLEVRRELGNHATLGLPETIDLATMDVVLMRQDPPFDMAYITATHLLEHVHPDTLVVNDPVHVRNAPEKLFVTHFGPLMPPTLISSDREEILDFRAAHKDIILKPLYGNGGAGVFHLEPGNENLGALLELFTELYREPIIVQRYLPEVREGDKRIILIDGEAAGAVNRVPPPCEARANMHVGARAEAAQLNQRDHEICHALAPVLKERGLIFVGIDVIGGYLTEINVTSPTGLQEIDRFDGVSLEAKIWDAIEARHAERHTLP from the coding sequence ATGAGTCTCGCAGTGGCCATTCAAATGGATCCGATCGAGCTGGTCGACATCGATGCGGACAGCACTTTCGCGCTGGCGCTCGAGGCGCAGCGCCGGGGCCACGGCCTCTACCACTACCTGCCCCAGGCGCTCAGCTTCCGCGAAGGCCGGGTCCACGCCCGGGTGCGGCCGCTCGAGGTGCGGCGCGAGCTCGGCAACCACGCCACCCTCGGCCTGCCCGAGACCATCGACCTCGCCACCATGGACGTGGTGCTGATGCGCCAGGACCCGCCGTTCGACATGGCCTACATCACGGCGACCCATCTGCTGGAGCACGTGCATCCCGACACCCTGGTGGTGAACGACCCGGTCCACGTGCGCAACGCGCCCGAGAAGCTCTTCGTCACCCACTTCGGGCCCCTGATGCCGCCGACCCTGATCTCGAGCGACCGCGAGGAGATCCTCGATTTCCGCGCCGCCCACAAGGACATCATCCTGAAGCCGCTGTACGGCAACGGCGGCGCCGGCGTGTTCCACCTGGAGCCGGGCAACGAGAACCTGGGCGCGCTGCTCGAGCTCTTCACCGAGCTCTACCGCGAGCCGATCATCGTACAGCGCTACCTGCCCGAAGTGCGCGAGGGCGACAAGCGCATCATCCTGATCGACGGCGAGGCGGCGGGCGCGGTCAACCGGGTGCCGCCGCCCTGCGAGGCGCGGGCCAACATGCACGTCGGCGCCCGAGCCGAGGCCGCCCAACTGAACCAGCGCGACCACGAGATCTGCCATGCGCTGGCCCCGGTGCTTAAGGAGCGCGGGCTGATCTTCGTCGGCATCGACGTGATCGGCGGCTACCTGACCGAGATCAACGTGACCTCGCCGACCGGCCTGCAGGAGATCGACCGCTTCGACGGCGTCTCGCTGGAAGCGAAGATCTGGGACGCGATCGAAGCGCGGCACGCGGAGCGGCATACCCTGCCCTGA